The window TCTGATAGGTTGCAATTGAGCCATCTGCCAGCTTACCGATGAAAGCATGAACACAAACTTGACGACCATCAGGTTTTTCCTGATTCCAGTGATTATTGTACTGGTTTATACCTAAAAGGCCATCGTCAGGCCCAATGTACCTACGAAGATAAGGATTGTTGGCACCGGTGCTATGAACCATGATTCCCTTCGGTGTTATCTTTTTTCCTGCCTTATAACACGCATTTTCAGTTAGAATAAGCTTTCTCAGATTCATTGCTCCTTACCTCCCTTGTTATGCAGCTGTGCTAGAATATCTCTTAGCTTTTCCGGTATTGGCAGTCCCAATCGGCCGGCGTTTTCCAGCATGGATACACCCTCATTGGAGCAGTAGAAAAATATAATGGCTGTCCGGAGCGCACTTCCATCCCCGATAAGGTTAGCGTCAATCATGTGTCCAATTCCAACCAATACAAAAACGAGCACCTTCTTAAAGATGCCCTTAAACCCGATCTCACTGGATAAAGTCTTATCTACTATGGCACACATGACACCTGTTATATAATCCGCAACAACTAGAGTAACCAGCGCATATAAAAAGCCATCATACCCGCCAAGAAACCAGCCGAGCAAACCACCTAATGCTGTCAGTACCACCTGTACCCAATTCCAGAATTCCTTCATTGTTAAAACCTCCATTCATAATAAAAAAACACCTCTGAATCGACCAGAAGTGCCAAAGTCATAATTATTGATTTGATTTCTGCTATTCCTTCTATTATTAAGGCTGAAATGGATCTACTCTTTGAATGTTAAAGTCATACTGAATCTTCATTGTATTTGTAGGAGTCTTTGTTACTGGACTTGGAAGCAAAGTCATTGCAGCTATTGGCTCCCACAGAATCCAGCTTTGTCCCCATTGATTAATATAGCTCCCTGATCTACTTACAAACCATCGTTTTATTGCACTTCCTGGTGTATCTTCTAGTA is drawn from Defluviitalea raffinosedens and contains these coding sequences:
- a CDS encoding phage holin family protein, which encodes MKEFWNWVQVVLTALGGLLGWFLGGYDGFLYALVTLVVADYITGVMCAIVDKTLSSEIGFKGIFKKVLVFVLVGIGHMIDANLIGDGSALRTAIIFFYCSNEGVSMLENAGRLGLPIPEKLRDILAQLHNKGGKEQ